The genomic segment TCGCCTCGAGAGTGGGCGCGATCAGGCGTTCGATCGCGGCCGCATCGCGGCCGCCGGTCGAGGCCGCTTCGGTCTGGTCGTGGTCCATTTCGGTTCGCTGCATCGAATCCCGCCGGTCGGCAAATCTCCGACAAACAAAAAAGGCGGACCTTGCGGTCCACCCCGTTGGGCCCGGATTTCCGGGCTCGGGCCAATTTTGTTTGTTGTTGTTCTGGGCGCTTATATATCCCCGGCGTCGGCGCGAGGCAAGCCCCCCTCGGCGCTCCCAACTCTCCGAAAAACAAGGTAAATACAGCGCGCGCCGAGTTTTCGGGCCTTGGCCGCGTAGCGGGTTTCCGGGGAGTCCTTCGGCCGTTCGCGCCAATCGCCCGGCCCCGCCGCGGTCCAGGCAAAAGCGGGATGGCCGAGCAGGCGCGCGAGCGTCCAGCGCGCGTATTCCATGTGATCGGTGGCGAAGCGCAGCTCGCCGCCGGGTTTCAGGATACGGGCGAACTCGTCGAGGCTTTCGCGCTGGATCAGCCGGCGGCGGTGATGGCGCGTCTTGGGCCACGGGTCCGGGAAATAGGCGACGATACGCTCAAGCGACGCGGTCGGCAGGCGCCCGAACAAGCGACGGGCGTCGTCGTCGAGCACGCGCACGTTGCCGAGATTGTCGGCCTTCACGCGCGCGAGCAGGGCGGCGACGCCGTTGACGAACACCTCGCAGCCGATGAACCCGATGTCGGGTTCGGCCTTGGCTTGGTGCGCCAGATGCTCGCCCGCGCCGAAACCGATCTCGAGGCGGATGGCGCGCGGCGCGAACGGAAACAGCGCCGCCGGATCGAATGTCTCGGGACCGTCGAGCGGCACGCGCAACGCGGGCAACAGACTCTCGCCCAATGCATGCCGCCCGGGACGCAGCCGCCGCCCGCGGCGGCGGCCGTAGAACCGCAGTCTCGATTCGTCAGCGGATTCCGAAGGCCGAGCGGAGCGAGGGAACAAGGTCGGTGCGCTCCCACGAAAAACCGCCGTCCGGTTCCGGCTCGCGGCCGAAATGGCCGTAAGCCGCGGTGCGGGCGTAGATCGGCCGGTTGAGGCCGAGGCGCTCGCGGATGCCGCGCGGCGACAAGTTGATCATATCCTGCAGGACGCGCGAGAGTTTGTCCTCGTCGACGCGGTCGGCCCCGTGGGTGTCGATGTAGACCGACAAGGGCTTGGAGACGCCGATCGCGTAGGACAGCTGGATGGTGCAGCGCTCGGCGAGCTTGGCCGCGACCACGTTCTTGGCGAGATAGCGCGCGGCGTAGGCGGCCGAACGATCGACCTTGGTCGGGTCCTTGCCCGAAAACGCGCCGCCGCCGTGCGGCGCCGCGCCGCCGTAGGTGTCGACGATGATCTTGCGCCCGGTCAGGCCGGTGTCGCCGTCGGGCCCGCCGACCACGAAGCGGCCGGTCGGGTTGACGTAGAATTCCTCCTCGGGCGGCATCCAGCCTTTCGGCAGTACCCGCTCGACGTGGGGACGGACGATGCGGCGGACCTCGTCCTGGCCGATGGTTGCGCTGTGCTGGGTCGACACCACGACCGAGGTCGCGCGCACCGGCTTGTTGGCGACGTACTGCAACGTGACCTGGCTCTTGGCGTCGGGACCGAGGTTGGGCTCCGAGCCGGAATGGCGGGCGTCGGCGAGCGAACGCAGGATGGCGTGGGCGTAGAACAGCGGCGCCGGCATCAGCGTTTCGGTCTCGGAGCAGGCGTAGCCGAACATGATGCCCTGGTCGCCGGCGCCTTCGTCCTTGTTGCCGGCCGCGTCGACGCCTTGCGCGATGTCCTTGGACTGGCCGTGCAGGAAAATATCGACCGACGCCTTTTTCCAGTGAAACCCTTCCTGCTCGTAGCCGATTTCCTTGACGCAGGACCGCGCGATGTCCTCGATGCGGCCCTTGTCGACCGCGCCGTTCCTGTCGACCAGCGGCATCGGCCCGCGCACCTCGCCCGCGACCACGATGCGGTTGGTGGTGCAGAGCGTTTCGCAGGCGACGCGCGCCTCGGGATCGAAGGTGAGGAAGGCGTCCACCACCGCGTCCGAGATGCGGTCGCAGACCTTGTCGGGGTGGCCTTCGGCCACCGATTCGCTGGTAAAGAGATAGTCGGTCTTGGCCACGGAAGGTCCTTTCGCCGGGCGGCCCGGGCCCGAGATTTTGCGCGCGCCGCGCCGCGAGGCGTGCGTTCGCACGATGGGCGGGCGGATTATGTGACAGCCGAAATCCCCGGCGTCAAGGGACGCCCGGCCCGATCTTGTCGGGGAAAAACCCGCGGAACCGCGCGATCTTGTCGCCCCGGTAGTGCCGTGCCCGTTATTCGTCCTCGGCGGCAATCCCGGCGAGCGACTTGGCGAGCTCGAACACGCGCTTGCGGACTCGCGGGTTTTCGATCCGGTAATAGGCGCGGACCAGTTCGAGGGTTTCGCGCTTGACCAGGGGATCGCGCTCGATCTCTTCCTGAGTCTGATCGCGCAGGCCCGCCTTGAGGCGCCCGGCGTGGGTTTCGAGTTCGCCCGCTATTTCTTCGAAGAAATAGGACACCGGCACGTCGAGAATCTTGCTGAACTCGTAGAGTCGCGATGCGCCGATGCGGTTGGCGCCGCGCTCGTACTTCTGGATTTGCTGGAACGTGAGCCCGACCGCCGCGCCGAGTTTTTCCTGACTCATGCCAAGCAATGTCCGGCGCAGGCGCACGCGCGCGCCAACGTGAATGTCCACCGGATTCGCGATCCCCGGCGGAAGGCGTTCGGCTTTCTCTATCGCTCCGCCGGCTTTGCGGCCGCGAGGTCTTCCAGGCTTACGTAAGGTCATGGCTTCCGCTTGATATGGTTGTCGTTCGGACAAATGCCATCCCTGCGCGCGGCAAGCGGCGATGATCCCACCAACAAGGGTAAGGGCATTGTCCGTTTTATCCCCCGTTATCGGAATCGCCGGGCATCCCTCCACGACGATCCGCTTGGCGCCGTCGTTTGCGACGTGCGCGAGCAGCACGACGTACATAATCTTCTCTTATTAGCGGCGCAACGCAAAAAAACCCTGAGAAAATCCAATTGTATCAGCGAGTCCTCGCTTGTTCGCCTAGAACGTGTATTGCTTGCGACCGCCGCGTGCGAAAAAAAGCACTAACGCGAGCACGACGAGCATCGCGGGCGTCGCCCACGTGCCGACGATCGAAAACGGCGTCGGCGACAACGCGACCGGCAACGGACCATCGGCGATCCCGTCGCGCCCGAGCGCGAGTTGAACCCGGATCCGGCCGAGGGAATCGACGATCGCGGAAATGCCGTTGTTGGCGACCCGCACCAGCGGCAACCCTTCCTCGACCGCGCGCAGGCGGGCGGCGGCGAAATGCTGGTAAGGACCGGGCGAAATCCCGTACCAGGCGTCGTTGGTGAGGTTGAGCAGCCAACCGGGCCGTTCGCCCTCGGGCGTCACGCGGCCCTCGAAAATCGCCTCGTAGCAAATCAGCGGCGAGGCGCGCGGCGCGCCCGGAATGGGCAGAGCGACCGGCCCGGGGCCCGCCGAAAAATCGATCGCGCCGTGAGTGATCTTGACCACTTCCGCCGGCAGCCAGGCGCGCAGCGGAACATATTCGCCGAACGGAACCAGATGCGCCTTGTCATAGCTGGCGGCGATTGCCCCGTCGTCGGCCAGCACGTGCAGACTGTTCCAAACACGAAACGGATTTTCGCCGGGAGGCGTGGCGCGCGGCGCGCCAACCACGAGCGCGCCGCCCGCCGGTACGGCGGCGGCGAGATGCGCGCGCAACTCCGCATTTCGTTCAAGATAAAACGGCACCGCCGTTTCCGCCCAAATCACATGGGTCGGGGGCGGCGACGCCGGCTCCTGGCTCATCGCCACTTGCTTGATGACGTGCCCGGCGCGTTCGGACGACACCCATTTCAGGTTTTGCGGAATCGCCGGCTGAACCAGACGCAATCTCACGTCCGCGACATCGGCGGCGGCCGCGGGCCCGAGGTATTGAAGCCGCGCCAAGCCGGCCACGAACCACGCCAGCAATCCGACGGCGCCGATGAACAGAACCGCGGCTTGCCGTTTCTTTTCCGGTTCCCAGCCGAGAACCGCCGGCACCGCCGCCAACAGCACTGTCATGAACGAGAGACCGTGCACGCCGATCCAGGCGGCGGGCTGGATCATGGTCTCCGAGAATACCCAGACGGTGCCGACCAGGTTCCAGGGAAAACCGGTCAGCACCATCCCCCGCAGCCATTCGAGAGCGACCCAAGCCAGCGCGAACCACAGGACGCGCGTTCCGTCGCCTGCGTGCGCACCGGCCATCGCGCGCGCCAGCCCGCAGGCCAGCGCGGGAAAAAGCGCGAGCCCGGCGCCGAGCCCGCCGACGGCGAACGGCACCATCCAGCCGAAACGCGCCGAGTCCACCAAGAGCGCGTTGCCGAGCCAATAAAGCCCGGCGACAAAAAAACCGAAGCCGAACCACCAGCCGGCGGCGAAGGCCGAGCGGATTCGCCCGGAGCCGAACACGATCCACACCAGTCCGGTGAAGGAGACCGCCAACACCGGCACCGCGTGAAAGGGCGGCAGCGCGAGAACGGCGAGCGCGCCGAGCGCGCCGGCGCCCGCGCGCCGCCCCCAGCCCATCGACGCCGTGATGCGGGCGCGGAGTGCGTTCACGCCTTGGCCGACGGCGATGGCGCCCCTCCGCCGGAAGCGGCATTGGCATCCGGCGGCGAAGGGCGCCGCCGATTCACCCTGAGCCGCTTGATGCGACGTGGGTCGGCGTCCAACACCTCGAATTCCAGGCCCGAGGACGGGTGGCGCACCAGTTGGCCGCGGATCGGAACCTGGCCGGCGGCGGCGGCGACCAGACCGCCCAGGGTGTCGACTTCCGCGCGTTCCTCGGCGGCGAAGGCGACGCCGGATTGGCGTTCGAAATCCTCCAGCGGCACGCGACCGTCGGCCTCGAACGACCCGTCGGCGAGGCGAATGACCATTGGCCGTTCGGGCCGGTCGTGCTCGTCCTCGATCTCGCCGACGATCTCCTCGACCAGGTCCTCGATGGTGACGAGGCCGTCGACGCCGCCGAATTCGTCCACCACCAGCGCCATGTGCACGCGCTTGACCCGCATTTCGAGGAGAAGCTCGAGCGTGCGCATCGACGGCGCGACGAACAGGATGCGCCGCATGATCTTGTCGAGGGAAAATTCGGAATCGCGGCCGCGCCACGGCAGCACGTCCTTGATGTGGACCATGCCGAGCGCGTCGTCGAGAGTCTCGCGGTAAACCGGAAGCCGGGAATGGCCCTCGCGCGTCATGATTTCGATGACTTCCGGCAGCTTGGCGCCGATTTCGACCGCGACGATCCCGGCGCGCGGCACCATCACGTCGGCGAGATTGCGCTGGCGCATGCCGAGCACGTTGACGAGCAGGCGCCGTTCGGCCTCGCCGATTTCGGCGGCGGCGGGCGTGCCGGACTTTTCGATCAGTTCGCTGAGCGTGACGGACGGGCCGGTGCGTGCCGCGCCGCCCCAAAGGTTCTTCAGCCCCTGCAGCCACCCGCCGAGCAACCGGCGTACCGACGGCGCCGATTGGAGCGCGGCTGGAGGCGCGGGCGGGGGCACGGGTGGAGGCGTGGGAACGTCCTTGTTCATCGCGCGCGCCTCCGCCGAACCCTTTCCGGGCGCAGCGTGTAGGGGTTCGGCACGTCGAGGGTTCCGAGCGCCTTGATCTCCAGCCGTTCCATGCGCCGCGCCTCGCGCGGGCGGCGGTGGTCGTGGCCGAGCAGATGCAGGATTCCGTGCACGACCAGATGGCGAAGATGGTCGGCAAGCGGCTTGCCCTCGGCGCGCGCTTCGGCGCGCGCGGTTTCGAGCGCGACGATGACGTCGCCGAGCGCCACCGGCTGGGCGGCGGTGTGGGGCGCGCACGCGCCGTCGAGGGCGGCGAAGGCGAGAACGTTGGTCGGCTTGTCCTGTCCCCGCCAGGACCGGTTGAGCCTGCGCACGCGGGCGTCGTTCGCCAGCACCACCGCCGCCTCGATGCTGGCCGCATCTCCGGCGCACGCGAGCCCGCGTGTCGCGCGCGAACGCCGCGCGCCGCGCGCGACGGCGAACGCGGCATGCGCCGCCCGCTCCGCGTGCCGCGCGGCGCCGGGCAGCGCGCGGCGCCAAGCCGCAGACGCGACATGCACGCCGATGTCGAGAGCCGGTTTTGCGCGCACGGGCGGCATGGGGAGAATCAATCGTCGCCCGCCGTTTCGCCGTCCCGCTCGTAGCGGGCGGCGGCGCGCGTCCGCTTTTCGGCGCGGTCGTAGGCGCGCACGATGCGCGATACGAGCGGATGGCGGACCACGTCGGCGTCCGTGAATTCGACGAACGAGACGCCCTCGACCCCGGCCAGCGTCTCCATCGCGTGGCGCAGGCCCGAGCGGATCCCGCGCGGCAAATCGACCTGGCTCAGATCGCCGGTCACGGCCATGCGCGAGCCTTCGCCGAGGCGGGTCAGGAACATCTTCATCTGCACCGCGGTCGTATTCTGGGCTTCGTCGAGGATGGCGAAGGCGTTGGTGAGCGTGCGGCCGCGCATGAAAGCGAGCGGCGCGACCTCGATCTCGCCGCTTTCGAGCCTCTTGGCCACCTGCGGCGCCGGCAGCATGTCGTAGAGGGCGTCGTAGAGCGGGCGCAGGTAGGGGTCGACCTTTTCGCGCATGGAACCGGGCAGGAACCCGAGCTGCTCGCCCGCCTCGACCGCCGGACGCGACAGGATGATGCGGTCGACTTCGCCCCGCACCAGCCGCTCGACCGCCTTGGCGACCGCGAGATAGGTCTTGCCGGTACCGGCGGGTCCTTCGCCGATCACCAGTTCATTTTCGTCGATGGCGCGCAAGTACGCTGCCTGGGTCGGCGTACGCGGCGTCACGTGGCGGGTGCGCGTGCGTACGGCGAGCGATTCGAAATCGGCGGTGCCGGCGGGCGACGCGGCCATGCGCAGCGCCGCCTCGACTTCGGCGCGGTCGACGGCGAAGCCGCGTTCGAGCCGCCGGTAAAGCGCGCCGAGCGCGGCGCGGGCGGCCGCGACCGCCTCGGCGGGACCGGCGACGGCGAGCGTGTTGCCGCGGGTGCGAATGACCACCGGCAGGCGCTCCTCGATCAAGGCGAGATGGGCGTGGTGCGCCCCGAACAATGCCTGGGCGAGCGCGTTGTCGTCGAACCGGAGGTCGGTGGTTTCCGCCGCGCCGGATGCGGTCTTACGCCGTTCACTCATGCCGCCAACCGTTCGCCGGCGAGGCTGTTGGCGTGCCCCGCGACGATGCGAATTTCGGCGATCGCGCCAAGCAAGGATTTAGGCGCCAGCGCATGCACCGCCTGCATGTAGGGGCTGCGCCCGACCAGCTGACCGGCGTGTTTGCCTTCGCGCTCGAACAGGACCGGCAGCGTGCGGCCCGCGCAGCGTTCGTTGAAGGCGCGCTGCTGGTAATCGAGCAGGTCCTGCAGAACCGCGAGGCGTTCGGCCTTGACCGTCTCCGCGACCTGGCCGGGCAGGGCGGACGCGGGCGTTCCCGGCCGCGCGCTGTACTTGAACGAATAGGCCTGGGCGAAGCCGACGTCGCGCACCAGCGCGAGCGTCGCCGCGAAATCGGCGTCCGACTCGCCCGGAAAGCCGACAATGAAATCGGACGCGAGCGCGAGGTCGGGCCGCGCGTCGCGCAACCGATCGACGAGGCGGCGGAAATCGTCCGCGCCGTGATGGCGGTTCATGGCGGCCAACACCCGGTCGGAACCCGACTGGACGGGCAGATGCAGGTACGGCATCAGGGCGGGCACGTCGCGATGGGCGGCGATCAGTTCGTCGCTCATGTCGGCCGGATACGAGGTGACGTAGCGGACGCGCGCCACGCCTGGAATATCGGCGACGTCGCGGATCAGGCGCGCAAGCGTCCAGATTTTTCCGTCCGGACCTTCGCCTTGATAGTTGTTGACGTTCTGGCCCAAGAGCGTGATCTCGCGTGTCCCCTGGGACGCGAGCGAGCGGACCTCGGCCAGCACCTGGCGCGCAGGACGCGAATACTCGGCGCCGCGGGTATAGGGCACGACGCAGAAAGTGCAGAACTTGTCGCAACCTTCCTGCACGGCGACAAAGCCGGCAGCCGCTCCGGTGCCGGGTGCCCGCGTGTCCGGCAGATAATCGAACTTCGATTCCGCCGGAAAGTCGGTTTCCAGGACCGTGCCCGAGGCGCGCGCCGCGCGCGCGACCAGTTCGGGCAGGCGATGATAGGTTTGCGGCCCGAAAATCAAATCGACGTAAGGAGCGCGCGCGCGAATTTCGTCGCCTTCGGCCTGGGCCACACACCCGGCGACCGCGAGCGTCAGGCGTTTGCCTTCCGCCGCCCGCGCGCGCTTGATTTCGTTCAGCCGGCCGAGATCGGAGTAAACCTTCTCGGCCGCCTTTTCGCGGATGTGGCAGGTGTTGAGAATCACGAAATCGGCGTCGGCTGCGTCCTCGGTCGGGCCGTAGCCGAGCGGCACCAGCAACTCCGCCATGCGGGCGGAGTCGTAGACATTCATCTGGCAGCCGTAAGTCTTGATATGGAGCTTTCGGGTCAACGCGCCGGCCGGGGGTTTCCGCGGCAATTGTTCGCCCGCGCCGGAGCCCTGTCAAGCCGCCGGGACGAGGCGCCGAACGGCGTCATTTCTCCCCGTCCTTCAGCCGTTCCTTGGCTTCCAGGGGCACGGCGTAGAGTTCGAGGCGGTGGCCGATCAGCCGGTAGCCGAGCTGGCGGGCGATTTTTTCCTGGATCGCCTCGATCTCGGCGTTTTGAAACTCGATCACCCGATGCGAGTGCATGTCGATCAGATGATCGTGATGGTCGTCGCCCGCTTCCTCGTAGCGGGAGCGGCCGTCGCCGAAGTCGTGCTTCTCGACGATGCCGGCTTCCTCGAACAGGCGCATGGTGCGGTAGACGGTGGCGATGCTGATGCGCGCATCGATCGCGTTCGCGCGGCGGTGCACCTCCTCGACGTCGGGATGGTCGGACGCATCGGACAGCACGCGGGCGATGATCCGGCGTTGGCCGGTCATCTTCATGCCCTTGTCGATGCAGAGCTTTTCGATGGTCGAGAGCACGCCCTTGTTCCTCCGGGTCCGGATGGACGACTTCGGCCAGTATAGACGAAGCCGGCGTTTTCCAGAACCCGCTTCGCGCGTTATTATTCCGCCATGAACAAGCCCGAACCCCGTGCGGTCTCCTCGGAAGCCCGCGTGCTCGACATCACCGCCGAGACCTGTCCGATGACGTTCGTGCGCGTCAAACTCGCGATCGAGCGCCTGGGCGCGGGCGAAACGCTCGAGGTTCGGCTCAAGGGCGAGGAACCGCTGCGCAACGTGCCGCGCTCGCTCGCCGAGCATGGACACACGGTGCTCGAACTGGTGCCCGAACGGGCCAGCGCCTCCGGCCCCGATGTGCCGCACCGGCTCAAAGTGCGCAAAGAGGCGGCAAAAAAAGTTTAGTTGTCCCTCGGCAACGTCACGTCCGGCGGGCGGAGAATTTACCACTCAATTGATATTCTGATCGTTTTGCCAAATCAAATACGCTTTGCTTTTCCAGAGAATCCAAATAGTTCTAAAAGCGACACGCGCGCACGCAGTCGAGTCCGGAAAACACCGCTCGATTTCTTGTCGTCGAATTCCATATTCCTCTATCGCCTCTTTAGATTGCTGATCGCAACATATCCTCACGAATCGGATACTTCATGGAGAATGGGCTTATAGGCACAGAAACCCCTTGCGTTGGTGAAATGATTTCACTATCCTGGCGGCGTTCCAACCGGCGGATAGGGCAATGACGACGGTCCGGCGCTTCGGCAACCTGCGCCTCGCGATTTTCGTGGACCACAATCCGCCGCATTTTCACGTCCTCGGCCCCAATTGCGCGGTGATGGTGAACCTGCGGACGTTCGAGATCATGGAGGGAAACCGCGAGGCCGGCGACATCCGCCATATCCTCGACTGGGCCGAGGCCAACGCGGATTCCCTCTGGCGGACTTGGCGCGCGTTGAACGAATAGGAAATCCCATGTCCCGAGCGAAGCGACCGAACATCGTCTCTGTCGAGCCCGCGCGCGGTTACGTCCTTCGCGTCCGCTGGCGTGACCACGGCGAGGATATCGTCGATCTTGCCGAATTGATCGCCGCCAAGCGCGCGCTCGCGGCCCTCAAGAAACCGAAAATCTTCGCCAAGGCGCGGCCGGGCGAGCACGGCTGGACGGTGCGGTGGGGCGGAAACATCGAACTCGACGCCGATTACCTCTACCGCCTCGCCCGCTATCAGGCGAAGGAATCCTTGCGCCCCGAGGCCTTCCGGAACTGGCGCGCCAAGCACGGGCTGAGCCAAGCCAAGGCGGCCGCCGCGCTCGGCGTCAGCGACCGCATGGTCAAGTACTACGAGGACGGCAGCCACATGATCCCGAAGACCGTCATGCTCGCATGCCGGGGCTACGACGCCTTGCGTTCCGCCGCCTGACTTCCCGGCGGTCGGGAATCAACCGCCTCTCGGCAACGTCACGTCCGGCGGGCGCAAGTAAAAGGGTTTCGGCGCCAGCGCCGAGCCGCGCCGGTGGCGTTCGGCGGCGATGGCGGCGACCAGCGCCGGGTCGGGCGCCGCCGTTCCCGCGCAAATCTCGGCCGGGATGCCGGCTTGGGTTAGCATCGCGCGCGCGCGGTGAGCCCCATCGCCGGCCAAAACGAATCCGGGCGCGAGGTTCGCGGCGCGGACGAATTCGGGCAATCCTTCGGGCGGCAGCGCCGCCGCTTCGCCGACGCTCGTGCCGGAAGCGTCGAACGCCTGCACGAACAGGTCGGCGCGGCGGCTTTCGACGGCGGCCAATACCGCATCGGAATCGTTCGCACAAACGGCAGCGAGAACTTCAAGGGTCGTGACGCCGGCGCACGGCTTTCCGGCCGCGAGCGCGATCCCGCGCGCCGCGGCCAAGCCGATACGGATGCCGGTGAAGGCGCCGG from the Rhodospirillales bacterium genome contains:
- a CDS encoding DUF4160 domain-containing protein, coding for MTTVRRFGNLRLAIFVDHNPPHFHVLGPNCAVMVNLRTFEIMEGNREAGDIRHILDWAEANADSLWRTWRALNE
- the lnt gene encoding apolipoprotein N-acyltransferase, with the translated sequence MNALRARITASMGWGRRAGAGALGALAVLALPPFHAVPVLAVSFTGLVWIVFGSGRIRSAFAAGWWFGFGFFVAGLYWLGNALLVDSARFGWMVPFAVGGLGAGLALFPALACGLARAMAGAHAGDGTRVLWFALAWVALEWLRGMVLTGFPWNLVGTVWVFSETMIQPAAWIGVHGLSFMTVLLAAVPAVLGWEPEKKRQAAVLFIGAVGLLAWFVAGLARLQYLGPAAAADVADVRLRLVQPAIPQNLKWVSSERAGHVIKQVAMSQEPASPPPTHVIWAETAVPFYLERNAELRAHLAAAVPAGGALVVGAPRATPPGENPFRVWNSLHVLADDGAIAASYDKAHLVPFGEYVPLRAWLPAEVVKITHGAIDFSAGPGPVALPIPGAPRASPLICYEAIFEGRVTPEGERPGWLLNLTNDAWYGISPGPYQHFAAARLRAVEEGLPLVRVANNGISAIVDSLGRIRVQLALGRDGIADGPLPVALSPTPFSIVGTWATPAMLVVLALVLFFARGGRKQYTF
- the tsaB gene encoding tRNA (adenosine(37)-N6)-threonylcarbamoyltransferase complex dimerization subunit type 1 TsaB, whose product is MLVLALDTAMSACSVALCSDGNTLAVRSQAMERGHAEALLPMIEGIMAEGKRAYADLDLVAATVGPGAFTGIRIGLAAARGIALAAGKPCAGVTTLEVLAAVCANDSDAVLAAVESRRADLFVQAFDASGTSVGEAAALPPEGLPEFVRAANLAPGFVLAGDGAHRARAMLTQAGIPAEICAGTAAPDPALVAAIAAERHRRGSALAPKPFYLRPPDVTLPRGG
- a CDS encoding methionine adenosyltransferase yields the protein MAKTDYLFTSESVAEGHPDKVCDRISDAVVDAFLTFDPEARVACETLCTTNRIVVAGEVRGPMPLVDRNGAVDKGRIEDIARSCVKEIGYEQEGFHWKKASVDIFLHGQSKDIAQGVDAAGNKDEGAGDQGIMFGYACSETETLMPAPLFYAHAILRSLADARHSGSEPNLGPDAKSQVTLQYVANKPVRATSVVVSTQHSATIGQDEVRRIVRPHVERVLPKGWMPPEEEFYVNPTGRFVVGGPDGDTGLTGRKIIVDTYGGAAPHGGGAFSGKDPTKVDRSAAYAARYLAKNVVAAKLAERCTIQLSYAIGVSKPLSVYIDTHGADRVDEDKLSRVLQDMINLSPRGIRERLGLNRPIYARTAAYGHFGREPEPDGGFSWERTDLVPSLRSAFGIR
- a CDS encoding sulfurtransferase TusA family protein produces the protein MNKPEPRAVSSEARVLDITAETCPMTFVRVKLAIERLGAGETLEVRLKGEEPLRNVPRSLAEHGHTVLELVPERASASGPDVPHRLKVRKEAAKKV
- a CDS encoding helix-turn-helix transcriptional regulator, translating into MTLRKPGRPRGRKAGGAIEKAERLPPGIANPVDIHVGARVRLRRTLLGMSQEKLGAAVGLTFQQIQKYERGANRIGASRLYEFSKILDVPVSYFFEEIAGELETHAGRLKAGLRDQTQEEIERDPLVKRETLELVRAYYRIENPRVRKRVFELAKSLAGIAAEDE
- a CDS encoding helix-turn-helix transcriptional regulator, translated to MSRAKRPNIVSVEPARGYVLRVRWRDHGEDIVDLAELIAAKRALAALKKPKIFAKARPGEHGWTVRWGGNIELDADYLYRLARYQAKESLRPEAFRNWRAKHGLSQAKAAAALGVSDRMVKYYEDGSHMIPKTVMLACRGYDALRSAA
- the trmB gene encoding tRNA (guanosine(46)-N7)-methyltransferase TrmB, encoding MFPRSARPSESADESRLRFYGRRRGRRLRPGRHALGESLLPALRVPLDGPETFDPAALFPFAPRAIRLEIGFGAGEHLAHQAKAEPDIGFIGCEVFVNGVAALLARVKADNLGNVRVLDDDARRLFGRLPTASLERIVAYFPDPWPKTRHHRRRLIQRESLDEFARILKPGGELRFATDHMEYARWTLARLLGHPAFAWTAAGPGDWRERPKDSPETRYAAKARKLGARCIYLVFRRVGSAEGGLPRADAGDI
- the phoH gene encoding phosphate starvation-inducible protein PhoH, with product MSERRKTASGAAETTDLRFDDNALAQALFGAHHAHLALIEERLPVVIRTRGNTLAVAGPAEAVAAARAALGALYRRLERGFAVDRAEVEAALRMAASPAGTADFESLAVRTRTRHVTPRTPTQAAYLRAIDENELVIGEGPAGTGKTYLAVAKAVERLVRGEVDRIILSRPAVEAGEQLGFLPGSMREKVDPYLRPLYDALYDMLPAPQVAKRLESGEIEVAPLAFMRGRTLTNAFAILDEAQNTTAVQMKMFLTRLGEGSRMAVTGDLSQVDLPRGIRSGLRHAMETLAGVEGVSFVEFTDADVVRHPLVSRIVRAYDRAEKRTRAAARYERDGETAGDD
- a CDS encoding HlyC/CorC family transporter, whose product is MNKDVPTPPPVPPPAPPAALQSAPSVRRLLGGWLQGLKNLWGGAARTGPSVTLSELIEKSGTPAAAEIGEAERRLLVNVLGMRQRNLADVMVPRAGIVAVEIGAKLPEVIEIMTREGHSRLPVYRETLDDALGMVHIKDVLPWRGRDSEFSLDKIMRRILFVAPSMRTLELLLEMRVKRVHMALVVDEFGGVDGLVTIEDLVEEIVGEIEDEHDRPERPMVIRLADGSFEADGRVPLEDFERQSGVAFAAEERAEVDTLGGLVAAAAGQVPIRGQLVRHPSSGLEFEVLDADPRRIKRLRVNRRRPSPPDANAASGGGAPSPSAKA
- the miaB gene encoding tRNA (N6-isopentenyl adenosine(37)-C2)-methylthiotransferase MiaB, which produces MTRKLHIKTYGCQMNVYDSARMAELLVPLGYGPTEDAADADFVILNTCHIREKAAEKVYSDLGRLNEIKRARAAEGKRLTLAVAGCVAQAEGDEIRARAPYVDLIFGPQTYHRLPELVARAARASGTVLETDFPAESKFDYLPDTRAPGTGAAAGFVAVQEGCDKFCTFCVVPYTRGAEYSRPARQVLAEVRSLASQGTREITLLGQNVNNYQGEGPDGKIWTLARLIRDVADIPGVARVRYVTSYPADMSDELIAAHRDVPALMPYLHLPVQSGSDRVLAAMNRHHGADDFRRLVDRLRDARPDLALASDFIVGFPGESDADFAATLALVRDVGFAQAYSFKYSARPGTPASALPGQVAETVKAERLAVLQDLLDYQQRAFNERCAGRTLPVLFEREGKHAGQLVGRSPYMQAVHALAPKSLLGAIAEIRIVAGHANSLAGERLAA
- a CDS encoding transcriptional repressor; translated protein: MLSTIEKLCIDKGMKMTGQRRIIARVLSDASDHPDVEEVHRRANAIDARISIATVYRTMRLFEEAGIVEKHDFGDGRSRYEEAGDDHHDHLIDMHSHRVIEFQNAEIEAIQEKIARQLGYRLIGHRLELYAVPLEAKERLKDGEK
- the ybeY gene encoding rRNA maturation RNase YbeY; translation: MPPVRAKPALDIGVHVASAAWRRALPGAARHAERAAHAAFAVARGARRSRATRGLACAGDAASIEAAVVLANDARVRRLNRSWRGQDKPTNVLAFAALDGACAPHTAAQPVALGDVIVALETARAEARAEGKPLADHLRHLVVHGILHLLGHDHRRPREARRMERLEIKALGTLDVPNPYTLRPERVRRRRAR